In Fusarium oxysporum Fo47 chromosome XI, complete sequence, the following are encoded in one genomic region:
- a CDS encoding major facilitator superfamily domain-containing protein, protein MAQAYPEVIPGTVHLVDSDLGDGNDIELIPRPSDDPEDPLNWSKRRKYLSATMVLVYTLGVGLPVTLQYSVLADITQDTGISTADLVQGTGVMFLLLGWGCLFWQPIALTYGRRGVYLISTIITVPLMVWTSYSRSAGEWYAHRILLGFFVSPIESLPEVSIPDIFFAHERGTWMSLYVFTLFGSNFLAPLVAGFFADAYGWRWTMHFGAIFAAFSFLILFLFMEETIYFRPTFEGLEDQVQPTKGEGEDGGESGNLQRAPTANDKKITTTIGNDQEEGTVHPKKSLTAHLVLFVKKDGRPNKKNMFKSMLAPLPLMVLFPNVAWAGFIYGINLCWYNVLNATTSPILSTSPYNWSTSMVGLMYVGPIIGAALGCLWSGIVADRIALSLARRNNGIREPEHRLWPLALSALLSCVGLIVWGVGADKHIPWIGLAIGLVVLTFSCVTGGSIALSYNVDCFKDISGDTTTSIIIIRNTLGFAISYGITPWYVNMGLQDCFIMAGLLSLGCTSTFLLMIWKGKSLRRKAAPRYWQYVQNMVYQ, encoded by the coding sequence ATGGCACAGGCCTACCCAGAGGTTATCCCCGGCACCGTCCACCTTGTTGACTCTGACCTTGGCGATGGCAACGACATTGAGCTTATCCCACGTCCCAGCGATGACCCCGAAGACCCGCTCAATTGGAGCAAACGTCGCAAATACCTCTCAGCAACAATGGTCCTCGTCTATACACTCGGTGTTGGACTTCCTGTTACTTTGCAGTACTCCGTCCTAGCAGACATCACCCAAGACACCGGTATTTCTACAGCCGACTTGGTACAAGGCACAGGCGTAATgtttctccttcttggttGGGGTTGTCTTTTTTGGCAACCTATCGCCCTAACCTATGGTAGACGTGGTGTTTATCTCATTTCTACCATTATTACCGTTCCTCTGATGGTGTGGACTTCATATTCACGATCAGCTGGGGAATGGTACGCTCATCGTATCCTTCTCGGATTCTTCGTGTCGCCTATCGAGTCACTACCTGAAGTCAGCATACCCGACATCTTCTTTGCGCATGAAAGAGGAACGTGGATGAGTTTATACGTCTTCACTCTATTTGGCTCTAACTTCCTTGCTCCCTTGGTTGCAGGTTTCTTTGCCGATGCCTACGGTTGGCGATGGACAATGCATTTCGGGGCAATCTTTGCTGCTTTTTCCTTTCTcattcttttcctcttcatGGAAGAGACTATCTACTTCCGTCCAACAtttgagggtcttgaggaTCAAGTTCAGCCAACAAAGGGTGagggagaagatggaggggaATCCGGAAACCTTCAACGAGCACCTACTGCCAATGATAAGAAAATTACTACCACCATCGGCAACGACCAGGAGGAGGGGACTGTACACCCTAAGAAGAGTCTCACCGCTCACCTTGTGCTCTTTGTCAAGAAAGATGGCAGACCAAACAAGAAGAATATGTTTAAGTCCATGTTGGCACCGCTTCCGCTCATGGTTCTGTTCCCAAACGTCGCCTGGGCCGGTTTTATATACGGCATTAACTTATGTTGGTACAATGTTTTGAACGCCACTACGAGTCCGATCCTTAGCACATCGCCTTACAATTGGTCCACCAGCATGGTAGGCTTGATGTATGTTGGGCCCATCATTGGCGCTGCCTTGGGCTGTTTGTGGTCTGGAATTGTCGCCGATCGCATCGCTCTGTCACTGGCTCGTCGCAACAATGGTATAAGAGAGCCTGAGCACAGACTTTGGCCATTGGCGTTATCTGCCCTGTTGTCTTGTGTCGGCCTTATAGTCTGGGGCGTCGGTGCTGACAAGCATATTCCCTGGATTGGATTGGCAATTGGCCTGGTGGTCCTCACGTTCAGCTGTGTTACAGGCGGATCAATAGCTCTGTCTTATAACGTCGACTGTTTCAAGGATATCAGCGGTGATACCACTACGtctatcatcatcatccgcAATACATTGGGGTTCGCTATTTCGTATGGTATCACTCCTTGGTATGTTAACATGGGTCTGCAGGactgcttcatcatggcggGACTTTTATCTTTGGGATGTACTAGTACCTTTCTGCTTATGATTTGGAAGGGCAAGAGTTTGCGTCGAAAGGCTGCGCCAAGGTACTGGCAGTATGTTCAGAATATGGTATATCAATAA
- a CDS encoding amidase signature domain-containing protein encodes MPSKQLSVIQAMPLKSGSPAYEAFRTSMLQEFGSNVPQELRLPQPLIDNPPKDVTGIPSSCGILSNEELEITENYDATALAAAIASRKFTAVAVVTAFSKRAIIAHQLTCCLTQWFMEEAVQAAQLLDNYLTETGKTVGPLHGVPISIKEHMPIKNQWSSVGFLATRRLDKEDCQMTAILRQAGAIFYCKTNQPQAIMHLETTSPWGRTLNPLNINLSAGGSTGGEAALIALRGSVLGVGTDIGGSVRGPAGFCGIYGLKTTSYLFPQRDFLPGGFAAELNILCSAGPMCTTLRDVDLLMSVISNTCPWLKDPRLIPIPWNSYSAEKKSLKIGIMMTDGVITPQPPVMRALKWALSELRSKGFDVKTFQPYQTEEAMKNIRLAYWPDGGKAVKGYLEAKQEPMHDLTQWIIKDAEGPGLDTSGILKLRVARDDFRCRFAEHWESQDVDFVICPVFVGPACSHETAFYWNYTAFWNYVDYPGIVIPTPVKAGAKGSEDYPADSVPLSKDEEHVRMLWSTGDFEGAPINLQIVARKYHDNDLFAAATEIDKAINHR; translated from the coding sequence ATGCCGTCTAAACAACTTTCTGTTATCCAGGCAATGCCTTTGAAGTCCGGCTCCCCCGCTTATGAGGCATTCAGGACATCCATGCTCCAAGAGTTTGGCAGCAATGTCCCGCAAGAACTGCGTCTCCCGCAACCTCTCATCGATAATCCCCCAAAGGATGTGACTGGAATTCCCAGCTCCTGCGGCATACTGTCAAACGAGGAGCTTGAAATTACAGAAAACTATGATGCTACAGCGCTCGCTGCGGCCATCGCGTCCAGAAAGTTTACAGCTGTAGCTGTCGTCACCGCGTTTTCGAAGAGAGCTATTATTGCCCATCAGCTTACTTGCTGTTTAACCCAATGGTTTATGGAAGAGGCCGTACAGGCTGCCCAACTCCTCGATAACTACCTTACTGAAACTGGCAAGACCGTTGGCCCTCTGCATGGCGTACCAATCAGTATCAAGGAGCATATGCCGATCAAGAACCAATGGTCTAGTGTCGGATTCCTGGCTACTCGCAGATTGGATAAAGAGGATTGTCAGATGACAGCTATACTTCGTCAAGCTGGGGCAATCTTCTATTGTAAAACTAATCAACCGCAAGCTATCATGCACCTGGAGACTACGTCTCCTTGGGGACGAACGCTTAATcctctcaacatcaacctctcGGCTGGAGGGTCAACAGGCGGCGAAGCTGCTCTTATAGCTCTACGGGGCTCTGTCTTAGGAGTCGGTACAGACATCGGAGGGAGTGTCCGTGGACCGGCTGGGTTCTGCGGCATCTATGGCCTCAAGACAACGTCTTATTTATTTCCTCAGAGAGACTTCTTACCAGGAGGATTTGCCGCTGAACTCAATATCCTCTGCTCAGCTGGGCCGATGTGCACCACGCTGCGGGACGTTGATCTCCTTATGTCGGTCATCTCTAATACTTGTCCTTGGTTGAAAGACCCACGCCTTATTCCTATTCCGTGGAATAGCTACTCGGCGGAAAAGAAGTCACTCAAGATTGGGATCATGATGACTGATGGTGTTATTACACCACAGCCCCCGGTGATGAGAGCACTCAAGTGGGCACTTAGCGAGTTACGCTCTAAAGGGTTCGATGTCAAAACATTTCAGCCTTATCAGACAGAAGAGGCAATGAAGAACATTCGTCTTGCCTACTGGCCCGACGGAGGCAAAGCGGTAAAGGGTTACCTTGAAGCCAAGCAAGAGCCTATGCATGACTTGACACAGTGGATTATCAAGGACGCTGAAGGCCCTGGGCTTGATACCAGTGGCATCCTAAAGCTTCGCGTAGCCCGTGATGATTTTAGGTGTCGCTTTGCCGAGCACTGGGAGTCTCAAgatgttgactttgtcaTTTGTCCTGTATTCGTTGGGCCAGCTTGCTCTCACGAAACAGCTTTTTACTGGAATTACACAGCCTTTTGGAACTACGTGGACTATCCTGGCATCGTCATACCTACACCTGTCAAGGCTGGCGCAAAAGGAAGCGAGGATTATCCAGCGGATAGTGTCCCTTTGAGCAAGGATGAGGAACACGTGAGAATGTTATGGTCTACAGGAGATTTCGAGGGAGCGCCTATCAACTTGCAGATTGTGGCGAGAAAGTACCATGATAATGATTTGTTTGCGGCTGCTACTGAGATTGATAAGGCCATTAATCATCGCTGA
- a CDS encoding heterokaryon incompatibility protein-domain-containing protein, producing MEPSNNKRNLYNDLPLDHLRRGVRVLVIHEGRSNGPVECSLKIVSLDEVPACFDALSYVWGNSNETKNIIVNHLSVTVTKSLAKALENLRDHSVSRAQIFDQLTLTIWVDAVCINQDDLLERSQQVQMIGDIYSSARHVVIWLGDGDEHTDYALDMMNSTNFQEGLSDLAISRRRPRQEEIMVDVIFKQVLCKSKWWQRVWVRQEFILATKEPVFCCGAKIILWDHLLYCFLSLPRSWNYPDVEKRWDDCRKKVASSLVNGDANNSIHPFSLHRIRESYRQRGALPFCDIFRYLLQNSTATDPRDLVYGMLGLLEQQDRNQITVDYKLEPMQIYQQVGYLLWKQHAKQTLSELLPRLDFHGIDNGFPSWVPDFASQPIRGWRDHRTIHATRPWRKQSENPFKSG from the coding sequence ATGGAGCCATCAAACAATAAACGTAATCTTTACAATGATCTTCCTCTGGATCATCTGCGCAGAGGGGTTAGGGTCTTAGTCATCCACGAAGGCCGCAGTAACGGTCCTGTGGAATGTTCCCTTAAGATCGTATCACTCGACGAGGTGCCCGCCTGCTTCGATGCGCTGTCCTACGTCTGGGGTAACTCGAATGAGACAAAAAATATTATTGTGAATCATCTCTCTGTCACTGTCACGAAGAGCCTGGCAAAAGCTCTAGAAAACCTGAGAGACCACTCAGTGTCTCGCGCTCAGATATTCGACCAGCTCACTTTGACGATATGGGTTGATGCCGTTTGCATCAACCAAGATGATCTGTTGGAGAGGAGCCAGCAAGTTCAGATGATAGGCGACATCTATTCCAGTGCCAGACATGTTGTCATTTGGCTAGGCGATGGAGACGAGCATACGGACTACGCGCTTGACATGATGAACTCAACGAACTTTCAAGAGGGGCTCAGTGACTTAGCTATCTCAAGAAGACGACCACGTCAAGAAGAGATCATGGTGGATGTTATCTTCAAGCAGGTTCTCTGCAAGAGTAAATGGTGGCAACGTGTGTGGGTGCGACAGGAGTTTATTCTTGCAACGAAGGAGCCTGTCTTCTGCTGCGGCGCCAAGATAATTCTATGGGACCACCTACTTTATTGTTTCCTATCGCTCCCGAGATCGTGGAACTACCCAGATGTGGAGAAGAGATGGGACGACTGCAGAAAGAAAGTGGCCAGTTCACTCGTCAACGGTGACGCTAATAACAGCATTCACCCCTTCTCACTACATCGCATCCGGGAATCCTATCGACAGAGAGGAGCCCTGCCCTTCTGCGATATATTTCGATATCTCCTTCAGAACTCTACGGCAACGGACCCTCGGGATCTTGTTTATGGGATGCTTGGATTGCTTGAACAGCAAGATCGAAACCAGATAACCGTCGACTATAAATTGGAACCTATGCAAATTTACCAACAAGTGGGTTACTTGCTATGGAAGCAGCATGCAAAGCAGACTTTGTCAGAGCTATTACCAAGGCTAGATTTCCACGGAATTGACAATGGATTTCCGTCATGGGTACCTGACTTTGCATCACAACCAATACGTGGCTGGCGGGATCATAGGACTATTCACGCTACAAGACCATGGCGAAAACAGAGCGAGAATCCATTCAAGTCCGGCTAA